Proteins from one Juglans microcarpa x Juglans regia isolate MS1-56 chromosome 1S, Jm3101_v1.0, whole genome shotgun sequence genomic window:
- the LOC121247419 gene encoding uncharacterized protein LOC121247419 codes for MEDTQEYSDDSSSIHTHLNTNTSPASRFLNLGDLNNPFRLDNGDNPAVILITDLFTTDNYANWSRAMRRALRAKNKLGFIFGAILQPTEPEDPLVELWECCNDMVVSWLQNSISSSIKSNVVFVDDAREIWLDLQNRFSRQNGPRIFKLKKNLSSIHQDHDSVSIYYGKLKTLWDELSIYDPIPACTCGSTKTLLDRYQRDFVFQFLMGLHESLMCMTSLCF; via the coding sequence atggaggACACACAGGAATATTCGGATGACTCATCCTCTATTCATACACACCTAAACACAAACACCTCACCTGCATCCCGTTTCTTGAACCTTGGTGACCTTAACAACCCATTTCGCTTAGACAATGGCGACAACCCTGCTGTTATCCTCATCACAGATCTGTTTACCACCGACAACTATGCAAACTGGTCCCGTGCTATGCGACGGGCACTACGTGCGAAGAACAAACTCGGCTTCATTTTCGGCGCCATTCTGCAACCTACTGAACCAGAGGACCCTTTGGTCGAGCTCTGGGAATGCTGCAACGACATGGTAGTATCGTGGCTACAGAACTCcatcagctcttcaatcaaatCCAATGTCGTGTTCGTTGATGATGCTAGGGAAATTTGGCTCGACCTTCAGAATCGATTTTCTCGGCAAAATGGGCCCCGAATTTTCAAGCTTAAGAAAAATCTCTCTAGCATTCATCAAGATCATGACTCAGTAAGTATTTACTATGGTAAGCTGAAAACCCTTTGGGATGAACTCTCCATTTACGATCCAATTCCTGCTTGTACTTGTGGTTCTACAAAAACTCTCTTGGATCGCTATCAAAGAGATTTTGTGTTTCAATTTCTTATGGGTTTACATGAATCGCTAATGTGCATGACCAGCTTATGCTTTTAG